Proteins co-encoded in one Bacillus sp. FSL H8-0547 genomic window:
- a CDS encoding efflux RND transporter periplasmic adaptor subunit, translated as MKKKIWISIGVAAIIVLLAGVNVYRAMNTEEVKVSTVNLSDREIVSNVMVPGTLKFQSEQYIYQEPEKGRIVEILVKEGDAVKEGTPLLRYENEQAALEKEQNMLSIESSYLKISQLKDQLEDLDEKEKELAEQAGKKEAEKTVEAERDQLKMELKMADIELRQLNLQKETVQKQLENLEVKSEMAGTVIAVEDQHTQSADGTLKAVIHIAKTDSYIVSGVLSEYDSLKVAKDQPVTLRSDVVTDAEWKGKVSKIGLLPEVAAGTMGTENTAVQYPVEVIIEGSEMQAKPGFKLIMEIETEKRNVQTVPVDAVKQDGEDYYVYTVEEGKTKKKTVEIGTASSDYMEIKEGLTDKDQVVAKPQDNLLSGTEVTVK; from the coding sequence ATGAAGAAAAAAATCTGGATATCCATCGGAGTTGCAGCCATTATCGTATTACTTGCAGGTGTGAATGTATACCGTGCCATGAATACAGAAGAGGTTAAAGTCAGCACAGTGAATCTATCAGACCGGGAAATCGTTTCAAATGTAATGGTTCCCGGGACACTTAAGTTTCAAAGCGAGCAATACATCTATCAGGAACCTGAGAAAGGCCGGATCGTCGAAATTCTGGTGAAAGAGGGGGATGCTGTTAAAGAAGGAACCCCTCTTCTCCGGTATGAAAATGAACAGGCAGCACTTGAAAAAGAACAAAATATGCTATCTATTGAATCAAGCTATCTTAAGATCAGCCAGCTGAAAGATCAGCTGGAGGATCTTGATGAAAAAGAAAAAGAGTTAGCTGAGCAGGCAGGTAAAAAAGAAGCAGAAAAAACTGTTGAAGCAGAGCGTGACCAGCTGAAGATGGAGCTTAAAATGGCAGACATCGAATTGCGCCAGCTGAATCTTCAAAAAGAAACAGTCCAAAAGCAGCTTGAGAATCTTGAAGTAAAAAGCGAGATGGCCGGCACCGTTATTGCCGTTGAGGATCAGCATACACAGTCTGCAGACGGTACGCTGAAAGCGGTCATACATATTGCAAAAACAGATTCCTATATTGTAAGCGGAGTTCTGTCAGAATATGATTCTCTTAAAGTTGCCAAAGACCAGCCTGTAACCCTTCGTTCTGATGTTGTGACAGATGCTGAATGGAAGGGGAAAGTCAGTAAAATCGGCCTTCTTCCAGAAGTTGCAGCAGGAACGATGGGAACTGAAAATACAGCCGTTCAATACCCTGTTGAAGTCATCATTGAAGGCAGTGAAATGCAGGCAAAACCCGGTTTTAAGCTGATTATGGAAATTGAAACAGAAAAGCGGAACGTACAGACAGTGCCTGTAGATGCGGTCAAACAGGACGGGGAAGACTATTATGTCTATACAGTAGAAGAAGGCAAAACAAAGAAGAAAACAGTTGAAATTGGTACAGCTTCTTCTGACTATATGGAAATTAAAGAAGGGCTGACAGACAAAGATCAAGTGGTGGCAAAACCCCAAGACAATCTTCTGAGCGGGACGGAAGTGACGGTGAAATGA
- a CDS encoding Yip1 family protein, giving the protein MEHQTNPVLEGNTPPPNKPSLFGMIMNPGEQFDRIRQNPKVLAGFLLVTLMILIGTVLTVFHTPALTEDMPSDIGMSSEEAAMFTTVMTIVGMAVGAIGSIVVLIIMAAITLAIVKMTGSAVKFKQILSMTIYISFVTSIGTLLNGLIAFFIKDENYVNPYTSVNSIVGAEGGLGGLLMTVEVFTIWGVVLTALGLQKVAGLSKAASWTIALIFFALGAVLAVAGGVLQGLVPAA; this is encoded by the coding sequence ATGGAACATCAAACGAATCCTGTTTTGGAAGGAAACACACCGCCGCCGAATAAACCATCATTATTCGGTATGATTATGAACCCGGGTGAGCAATTTGACCGCATCCGCCAAAACCCTAAAGTGCTTGCGGGTTTTCTGCTTGTTACACTCATGATTTTAATCGGGACAGTGCTTACCGTTTTTCATACGCCGGCGCTAACTGAGGATATGCCGTCTGATATCGGAATGTCATCAGAAGAAGCGGCCATGTTCACTACTGTGATGACTATTGTCGGCATGGCTGTAGGAGCAATCGGAAGCATTGTTGTTCTTATTATTATGGCTGCTATCACTTTAGCTATCGTGAAAATGACCGGTTCGGCTGTAAAGTTCAAACAAATTCTTTCTATGACAATCTATATTTCTTTTGTTACGTCAATCGGCACTCTTTTAAATGGACTTATTGCTTTCTTCATTAAAGATGAAAATTATGTGAATCCTTATACTAGTGTGAACAGCATTGTCGGCGCTGAGGGCGGCCTTGGCGGTCTTTTAATGACGGTTGAAGTTTTCACAATCTGGGGTGTTGTTCTGACGGCGCTGGGTCTTCAGAAAGTGGCAGGTCTATCTAAAGCAGCTTCATGGACAATCGCCCTTATCTTCTTTGCACTTGGAGCTGTTCTTGCTGTAGCCGGCGGAGTGCTGCAAGGACTTGTACCGGCAGCATGA
- a CDS encoding ABC transporter ATP-binding protein, with translation MKTDEKQNLIKQRFYYSTDQIIEKPFNWKQMGRLMGYIKPYSKNLLPLSFLTVILTTIVRLIVPILIGVYTLDKAIVQKDLDLLWVLVGSIFGLYLVSYVANTLRIRWMNMLGQNVIYDLRKHLFTHVQSLSHRFFDSRSAGSILVRIMNDINSLQELFTSGVINLLMDFLLLIGVIVILFTISPPLALAIMIILPVMFFISTSLRKKIRRSWQTVRLKQSMLNSHLNESIQGIRVTQAYTQEKENIEFFDGINTENFSSWQDATQKNAVFRPFVEMTNAIGTAILIWFGASLIANESITIGEFVSFAFYLGMFWEPISRLGQVYNQLLMGMASSERIFEFLDEKPIVSEKDDPVVLPDMKGNIAFDEVEFSYDGTRKALNSVSLEIKSGQTVALVGHTGSGKTTIASLISRFYDATGGEVKIDGYNIKDLSIGSLRSQISVVLQDTFIFSGTIMENIRFGRPSASDEEVIAAAEAVGADEFIKDLANGYATEVEERGNVLSVGERQLLSFARAILADPKILILDEATASIDTESEMKIQQALKTLLKGRTAIMIAHRLSTIREADNIIVLDHGNIMEKGNHDALMKHQGIYFELVKSQFKMLDAG, from the coding sequence ATGAAAACGGATGAAAAACAAAATTTGATTAAACAGAGGTTCTATTATTCAACGGACCAGATTATTGAAAAACCTTTTAACTGGAAGCAGATGGGGCGTCTGATGGGCTATATTAAGCCTTATTCAAAGAATCTTCTGCCGCTGTCTTTTTTAACGGTCATTCTGACAACGATCGTCAGGCTGATTGTGCCGATCCTGATTGGCGTCTATACCCTTGACAAAGCGATCGTCCAAAAAGACCTTGATCTGCTGTGGGTGCTTGTCGGTTCGATTTTCGGACTGTATCTCGTTTCCTATGTTGCGAATACCCTCCGGATCAGGTGGATGAATATGCTCGGGCAAAACGTGATCTATGATTTGCGCAAGCATTTGTTCACCCATGTACAGTCCCTTTCCCACCGTTTCTTTGACTCAAGGTCGGCGGGGTCCATTCTGGTAAGGATCATGAATGACATCAATTCCCTTCAGGAGCTGTTCACAAGCGGGGTTATCAATCTATTAATGGATTTCCTGCTGCTGATCGGCGTTATCGTCATTCTCTTTACCATCAGTCCGCCGCTTGCCCTTGCCATTATGATTATTCTGCCGGTGATGTTCTTTATCTCAACAAGCCTGCGGAAAAAAATCAGAAGATCATGGCAGACAGTAAGACTTAAGCAGTCCATGCTGAATTCGCATTTGAACGAGAGTATTCAGGGAATTCGCGTGACGCAGGCGTATACTCAGGAAAAAGAGAACATCGAGTTCTTTGACGGAATCAACACAGAGAACTTCAGCAGCTGGCAGGATGCGACCCAGAAGAATGCCGTGTTCCGTCCATTCGTTGAAATGACTAATGCGATCGGAACAGCGATTCTTATCTGGTTTGGCGCTTCTCTCATTGCAAATGAATCGATTACAATTGGAGAATTTGTTTCGTTTGCTTTTTATCTGGGCATGTTCTGGGAGCCGATTTCAAGACTTGGGCAGGTGTACAATCAGCTGCTGATGGGGATGGCTTCCTCTGAACGGATTTTTGAATTTCTTGATGAAAAGCCAATTGTTTCTGAAAAGGATGACCCTGTTGTCCTGCCGGATATGAAAGGAAACATCGCCTTTGATGAAGTCGAATTTTCCTATGACGGCACCCGAAAGGCATTAAACAGCGTTTCTCTTGAAATCAAGTCCGGCCAGACTGTAGCACTTGTCGGACATACCGGCTCAGGAAAAACAACGATTGCGAGTCTGATCAGCAGGTTCTACGATGCTACCGGGGGCGAAGTGAAAATCGACGGCTACAACATTAAAGATCTTTCAATAGGAAGTCTCCGTTCACAAATCAGTGTGGTTCTGCAGGATACGTTTATCTTTTCCGGCACAATAATGGAAAATATCCGTTTCGGCAGACCGTCAGCGTCAGATGAAGAGGTGATTGCAGCAGCCGAAGCGGTAGGTGCTGATGAATTTATAAAAGATTTGGCGAACGGTTACGCGACAGAAGTGGAAGAGCGGGGGAATGTTCTGTCTGTCGGTGAGCGCCAGCTTCTTTCTTTTGCAAGAGCCATTCTTGCAGACCCCAAAATTCTCATACTTGATGAAGCAACAGCAAGCATTGATACGGAGTCTGAAATGAAAATTCAGCAGGCATTGAAAACGCTGTTGAAGGGCAGAACCGCCATTATGATCGCCCATCGCCTGTCAACCATCCGCGAGGCAGACAACATCATCGTCCTCGACCACGGAAACATTATGGAGAAGGGCAATCATGATGCATTAATGAAACATCAGGGAATTTATTTTGAACTGGTAAAGTCACAGTTTAAAATGCTTGATGCAGGATAA
- a CDS encoding ABC transporter ATP-binding protein: METFKKLKAFYMPYKNDFLWSMAFLLIMTGITVVYPMVLQFTIDDVVLKEQFSLVPWIALGFVGIMVVKGVATYFHQYLGDMFGIKSVYRLRNELYEKLQRLPFRYYDNAKTGDLMSRLTADVEGFRFFLSFGIAELIRFIILIAISLCVMFYYSVPLTFVTIAALPFLAVAVYRFDKRVHPAFRSIRKSFGKLNTNVQENISGIHTVKSLSREDFEISKFNSSNNEYRQKYLDTSDVWAKYFPLMEFIGNISVVALLGFGGYMVINESLQPGELVAFYSLVWYIMWPIMNLGFVINLFSQSKASGERLLEILEADEEITDRDEQLSREKLSGHVTFKNVSLSYNDQDVPALTNVSFDAPPGKTIGLIGATGSGKTTVTQLMTRFYEATSGQILLDGKDIKDHTIKTLRGSIGVVLQESFLFSTTIKSNIAYGKPNATMDEIVNAAKRAQAHDFIMELPEGYDTMLGERGMGLSGGQKQRISIARAICVDPSILILDDSTSAVDMETEFRIQKDLKMVMKDRTTIIIAHRISSLKHADEIIVFEDGGVAERGTHEQLLQAEGPYRRIYDIQYKDQQAVVQSNAG, encoded by the coding sequence GTGGAAACATTTAAGAAGCTTAAGGCCTTCTATATGCCTTACAAAAATGATTTTTTATGGTCAATGGCTTTTTTGCTCATTATGACGGGGATTACTGTTGTGTATCCAATGGTGCTTCAGTTTACGATTGATGATGTGGTGCTGAAAGAGCAATTTTCGCTTGTGCCGTGGATTGCCCTGGGCTTTGTCGGAATTATGGTGGTTAAAGGAGTTGCGACATACTTTCATCAGTATCTTGGCGACATGTTCGGCATCAAATCTGTTTACAGATTGAGAAATGAACTATATGAAAAACTGCAGAGGCTTCCGTTCCGCTACTATGATAATGCGAAAACAGGCGACTTGATGTCACGGCTGACAGCAGATGTAGAAGGCTTCCGGTTTTTTCTTTCATTCGGGATTGCTGAACTTATCCGCTTCATTATTCTTATTGCCATCAGTCTGTGCGTCATGTTCTATTACTCTGTGCCGCTCACTTTTGTTACAATTGCGGCTCTTCCGTTTCTTGCCGTAGCGGTCTACCGTTTTGACAAGAGGGTTCATCCGGCATTCAGAAGCATCAGAAAATCGTTTGGAAAGCTGAACACAAACGTGCAGGAAAACATCAGCGGCATTCATACTGTAAAATCATTATCCAGAGAAGATTTTGAAATTTCAAAGTTTAATTCCTCCAACAATGAATACAGACAAAAATATTTGGATACTTCTGATGTCTGGGCAAAGTACTTTCCGCTGATGGAGTTTATCGGCAACATCTCCGTAGTTGCTTTATTGGGCTTTGGAGGATATATGGTCATAAACGAAAGTCTTCAGCCCGGGGAACTTGTAGCCTTTTACAGTCTCGTCTGGTACATCATGTGGCCGATTATGAACCTTGGATTTGTCATCAACTTATTTTCCCAGTCAAAGGCATCCGGGGAAAGGCTGCTCGAAATTCTGGAAGCAGATGAAGAAATTACGGACAGGGATGAACAGCTTTCCAGAGAAAAGCTGTCAGGGCATGTCACCTTTAAGAATGTCTCCTTATCATACAATGATCAAGATGTTCCTGCCCTTACAAATGTGTCATTTGATGCGCCTCCAGGGAAAACAATCGGGCTGATAGGCGCCACAGGTTCAGGAAAGACGACGGTCACCCAGCTGATGACACGTTTTTACGAAGCCACTTCAGGACAAATCCTTTTGGACGGCAAAGATATAAAAGATCATACAATTAAAACACTGCGGGGCAGTATTGGAGTTGTCCTCCAGGAATCATTCCTTTTTTCTACGACAATCAAGTCTAATATTGCTTACGGGAAACCAAATGCCACGATGGATGAGATTGTAAATGCGGCAAAACGGGCCCAGGCGCATGATTTTATTATGGAGCTTCCTGAAGGCTACGACACGATGCTCGGTGAGCGGGGAATGGGACTTTCAGGCGGTCAAAAACAGCGGATTTCGATAGCGCGGGCTATATGTGTTGATCCGAGCATTCTGATTCTGGATGACTCAACGAGTGCTGTTGACATGGAAACAGAATTCCGGATTCAAAAGGATTTAAAAATGGTGATGAAGGACCGTACAACGATCATCATTGCCCACCGCATTTCTTCATTAAAACATGCAGATGAAATTATTGTCTTTGAAGACGGCGGGGTCGCAGAGAGAGGGACGCACGAACAGCTGCTTCAGGCTGAAGGCCCATACAGACGAATCTATGATATCCAGTACAAAGATCAGCAAGCCGTAGTTCAGTCAAACGCAGGGTAG
- a CDS encoding flavodoxin family protein: MSLLAIYGSSRENGNSEKLADWVLEGTEHTAIHLRKKTILPIADKRHEEGGFQPVEDDFDSVIDAFLKADTVVFSTPLYWYGMSGSMKDFFDRWSQALRDEKLSFKETVKGKKAYVVIAGGDSPRIKALPLIQQFQYIFDFVGMEFCGYIIGEANAPGDMEKDKKAAAEAKVMNAQIKHMNR; encoded by the coding sequence ATGAGTTTATTAGCCATATATGGAAGCAGCCGGGAGAACGGCAATTCAGAAAAATTGGCAGATTGGGTGTTAGAGGGAACAGAGCATACGGCTATCCATCTCCGTAAAAAAACCATCCTGCCGATTGCTGATAAGCGGCATGAGGAAGGGGGCTTTCAGCCGGTTGAAGATGATTTTGATTCTGTCATTGACGCCTTTCTGAAGGCGGACACGGTTGTCTTTTCAACCCCGCTGTACTGGTACGGAATGTCTGGTTCAATGAAGGACTTTTTCGACCGGTGGTCACAGGCATTACGGGATGAAAAATTATCTTTTAAAGAAACAGTTAAAGGGAAAAAAGCCTATGTAGTCATTGCTGGCGGAGACTCCCCTAGAATAAAGGCATTGCCGCTGATTCAGCAGTTTCAGTATATCTTTGATTTCGTCGGCATGGAATTTTGCGGCTACATTATTGGGGAAGCCAATGCGCCCGGAGATATGGAAAAAGACAAAAAAGCAGCTGCAGAAGCAAAAGTCATGAACGCGCAGATTAAGCATATGAATAGGTAA
- a CDS encoding GrpB family protein produces the protein MKIELAAYDPAWKTLFQQQKRKLEKCFKNAEFKIEHIGSTSVEGLSAKPIIDILIGVPGEKDLPDVVSALAGEPYIYKKVYDQALPFRRFFIGVKEDVLDLYPNPVEDEGLTVAREHRTAHIHAVPVTHQWWEDHLLFRDHLRASPDDLKYYEETKRALSEKEWESGNDYASAKSDCVMHILNKAKQLKTNQEEVSE, from the coding sequence ATGAAAATTGAGCTTGCGGCATATGATCCGGCTTGGAAAACACTGTTCCAGCAGCAAAAAAGAAAGCTTGAAAAATGCTTTAAAAATGCGGAATTTAAAATTGAGCATATCGGAAGCACGTCTGTTGAAGGTCTGTCTGCCAAGCCGATAATCGATATTCTGATCGGCGTCCCTGGTGAAAAGGACTTGCCCGATGTGGTTTCAGCTCTTGCAGGAGAGCCATACATATACAAGAAAGTTTACGATCAGGCACTGCCCTTCAGGCGGTTTTTTATTGGGGTAAAAGAGGATGTGCTTGACCTCTATCCAAATCCTGTTGAAGATGAGGGTCTGACGGTTGCCAGGGAGCACAGAACCGCTCATATTCATGCTGTGCCGGTTACGCATCAGTGGTGGGAGGATCATCTTTTGTTCCGTGATCATCTTCGGGCCAGTCCCGATGACCTCAAATACTATGAAGAAACAAAAAGAGCCCTCTCTGAAAAAGAGTGGGAAAGCGGCAATGACTATGCATCTGCAAAATCAGATTGTGTCATGCACATACTAAACAAAGCAAAACAGCTGAAAACAAATCAAGAGGAAGTGTCGGAATGA
- a CDS encoding spore germination protein: MPFQINVFNFQVNGVTQNGNVDLGPTVHNSHTANSKFFGVNFSLGNFSPTFSQMNTCTIDPDVSDQDQIANPSMPVVSQI, from the coding sequence ATGCCCTTTCAGATAAATGTGTTTAACTTTCAGGTCAACGGTGTTACCCAGAACGGGAATGTTGACTTGGGTCCTACTGTCCATAACAGTCATACCGCAAACAGCAAATTCTTTGGCGTTAATTTTTCCCTCGGCAATTTTTCTCCAACTTTTTCACAAATGAACACATGTACAATTGATCCGGACGTAAGCGATCAGGATCAAATCGCGAATCCGTCGATGCCGGTTGTCAGTCAGATATAA
- a CDS encoding Hsp20 family protein, which produces MDIHKVQKWLEFTNANQKNDFWQNIFDQQKPERLFEENHKPLYDLYKSDTHVCAVIELPGVGRDDVTFALKSNIDLIVKGHKRALYPQEMEVEKHRAYGDFEWVIRLPEPAHASQISLHFDHGLVYAAYPVSRAEPIQPIEGHNNLT; this is translated from the coding sequence ATGGATATTCACAAGGTTCAAAAATGGCTGGAATTTACGAATGCCAATCAGAAGAATGATTTCTGGCAGAATATTTTTGATCAGCAAAAGCCTGAGCGGCTTTTTGAGGAAAACCATAAGCCTCTTTATGACCTATATAAAAGCGATACACATGTATGTGCAGTCATTGAGCTCCCCGGGGTTGGACGGGATGATGTCACATTTGCGCTTAAATCCAATATCGATTTAATAGTAAAAGGTCATAAAAGGGCCCTGTACCCCCAGGAGATGGAAGTTGAAAAACATCGGGCCTACGGGGATTTCGAGTGGGTCATCCGGCTTCCTGAACCTGCTCACGCCAGTCAAATCAGCCTCCACTTTGATCATGGTCTTGTTTATGCTGCCTATCCTGTTTCGAGAGCGGAACCCATTCAGCCAATAGAAGGTCACAACAATCTAACTTAA
- a CDS encoding maltose acetyltransferase domain-containing protein → MRTEKEIMLAGEMYDPQDKTLVEERIRARKLVRHFNETTETDPERVSLLKELLGSTGDHVYIEPTFRCDYGSNIHVGENFFANFDCVILDVCEVRFGDNCMLAPGVHIYTATHPLNAKERNSGREFGKPVTFGNNVWIGGAAVINPGVTIGDNAVIASGAVVTKDVPPNTVVGGNPAKVLKVIENN, encoded by the coding sequence ATGAGAACGGAAAAAGAGATCATGCTGGCAGGAGAAATGTACGACCCTCAAGACAAAACGCTCGTAGAGGAGCGAATAAGAGCAAGGAAACTTGTCCGTCATTTTAACGAAACAACTGAAACAGACCCTGAACGTGTCAGCCTTCTGAAAGAGCTTTTAGGTTCAACTGGCGACCATGTCTACATAGAGCCGACCTTCCGCTGTGATTACGGCTCGAATATCCATGTCGGCGAAAACTTTTTTGCTAATTTTGACTGTGTCATTCTGGATGTATGCGAAGTAAGATTCGGAGACAACTGCATGCTTGCACCTGGTGTTCACATCTATACGGCAACTCATCCCTTAAACGCGAAAGAACGTAACAGCGGCAGAGAGTTCGGTAAGCCGGTTACCTTTGGAAACAATGTATGGATCGGAGGAGCTGCTGTTATCAATCCTGGCGTAACGATTGGCGACAATGCTGTGATTGCTTCCGGTGCGGTCGTGACAAAGGACGTGCCTCCAAACACAGTTGTCGGAGGAAATCCGGCAAAGGTTTTAAAAGTAATTGAAAATAACTGA
- a CDS encoding aspartate aminotransferase family protein, whose product MQKSTDVKDALQKDEAHLWHSMKPFNPEATIIAKEAKGAWVTDAGGKRYLDAMAGLWCVNAGYGRTELAEAAYEQLKKLAYFPLTQSHLPAIELSEKLNDMLGGDYVIFFSNSGSEANETAFKIARQYHHQTGSNERYKIISRYRAYHGNTLGSLAATGQAQRKYKYEPLAPGFIHVAPPDQYRFPEEEGTKPAELKSVQAIDQAMTWELSETVAAVIMEPIITGGGILMPPEQYMQGVKESCEKHGALLIVDEVICGFGRTGKAFGFMNYGVKPDIITMAKGITSAYLPLSATAVKKEIYEAFKGTEEYDYFRHVNTFGGNPAACALALKNIEIFEKENLFERSAELGAKIRSELTSRLQKNPLVGNVRGKGLLIGVELVESKETKAPLNAGLVNKVMAACKEKGLLIGKNGATVAGYNNVLAISPPLNIEEEDAAFIVETLISELNAIADLS is encoded by the coding sequence ATGCAAAAGAGTACAGATGTAAAAGATGCCCTGCAAAAAGACGAAGCGCATCTGTGGCATTCCATGAAGCCGTTCAATCCAGAGGCAACCATAATCGCGAAAGAAGCTAAGGGAGCATGGGTGACAGATGCCGGCGGCAAGAGGTACCTTGATGCCATGGCTGGATTATGGTGCGTCAATGCTGGCTACGGGAGAACAGAGCTTGCAGAAGCAGCCTATGAACAGCTGAAAAAGCTTGCATATTTTCCGCTGACACAGAGTCATCTGCCTGCCATTGAGCTTTCGGAGAAGCTGAATGACATGCTTGGCGGGGATTATGTCATCTTTTTCTCAAACAGCGGATCTGAGGCGAATGAAACAGCGTTTAAAATAGCCCGCCAATACCATCACCAGACAGGAAGCAATGAGCGGTACAAGATTATTTCACGGTACAGAGCCTATCACGGCAACACTCTTGGTTCACTGGCTGCAACCGGCCAGGCGCAGAGGAAGTACAAATATGAACCTCTCGCTCCGGGCTTTATCCATGTAGCACCGCCCGATCAGTACCGTTTTCCTGAAGAAGAAGGAACAAAGCCTGCTGAGCTCAAATCGGTTCAGGCGATTGATCAGGCCATGACGTGGGAGCTCAGCGAGACAGTCGCTGCGGTTATTATGGAACCGATCATTACCGGAGGCGGCATTCTGATGCCTCCTGAGCAGTACATGCAGGGTGTTAAAGAATCGTGCGAGAAGCACGGCGCACTCCTGATTGTGGATGAAGTCATCTGCGGATTCGGCCGGACCGGGAAAGCATTCGGCTTTATGAACTACGGAGTAAAGCCGGATATCATCACCATGGCAAAGGGAATTACAAGCGCCTATCTTCCTCTGTCTGCAACGGCTGTGAAAAAAGAAATCTATGAAGCCTTTAAAGGGACGGAGGAATACGATTATTTCCGCCATGTGAATACCTTTGGAGGAAATCCGGCAGCATGTGCCCTTGCCCTTAAAAACATTGAAATCTTTGAAAAAGAGAATTTGTTTGAGCGCTCAGCAGAGCTTGGCGCAAAAATAAGATCGGAACTCACCTCAAGGCTGCAGAAAAATCCTCTGGTCGGCAATGTGAGAGGGAAGGGTCTTCTTATTGGAGTCGAGCTTGTCGAAAGCAAAGAAACAAAAGCCCCGTTAAATGCCGGTCTTGTCAATAAAGTCATGGCTGCATGCAAGGAAAAAGGGCTGCTGATCGGCAAGAACGGGGCTACAGTGGCAGGCTATAACAACGTGCTGGCCATCTCACCGCCTCTGAATATCGAGGAAGAGGATGCAGCATTTATTGTAGAAACGCTGATTTCAGAATTGAATGCAATCGCGGACCTGTCTTAA
- a CDS encoding CoA-acylating methylmalonate-semialdehyde dehydrogenase, which produces MTVANEAAVIKNFINGKWVSAAGSEMQDVINPATGKKIASVPISTGEDVHAAAMAAAEAFKTWKRVPVPKRARILFAYHHLLSQNHEELAKLIVSENGKAYKEAYGEVQRGIECVEFAAGAPSLMMGESLSGIAEEMDSEMFRYPLGAVGGITPFNFPMMVPLWMFPLAVACGNTFVLKPSERTPLLSNRLAEMFTEAGAPAGVLNVVHGSRDVVNGLLGHPEIKAISFVGSQPVAKYVYEKAAANGKRVQALSGAKNHHVVMPDADFEKAAQHIVSSAFGSAGQRCMACSAVVTVGDGTEFMKILKRKADELVMGNGLDDEVLLTPVIRDSHLKKVIGYIEKGMEEGAALVRDGRRDMEANNEGYFLGATIFDEVTPDMTLAKEEIFAPVLSVLRASDLDVALEYIRKSRYGNGATIYTKDAHAIRTFREEADAGMLGINVGVPATMAFFPFSGWKDSFYGDLHVNGKDGVNFYTRKKMITSRFDF; this is translated from the coding sequence ATGACAGTTGCTAATGAGGCAGCGGTTATAAAGAATTTTATTAACGGGAAATGGGTGAGTGCTGCTGGAAGTGAGATGCAGGATGTCATCAATCCTGCGACGGGAAAGAAAATAGCATCGGTGCCGATTTCAACTGGAGAGGATGTGCATGCAGCTGCAATGGCAGCGGCAGAAGCTTTTAAAACCTGGAAGCGTGTGCCTGTTCCAAAGCGGGCCAGAATTCTTTTTGCCTATCATCACTTATTGTCCCAAAACCATGAGGAGCTTGCGAAACTGATTGTTTCAGAGAATGGCAAGGCTTATAAAGAAGCCTACGGGGAAGTCCAAAGGGGAATCGAGTGTGTGGAGTTTGCGGCTGGGGCTCCAAGTCTGATGATGGGCGAGTCGCTTTCTGGAATTGCTGAGGAGATGGACTCTGAAATGTTCCGTTACCCGCTTGGGGCAGTCGGCGGCATTACGCCTTTTAATTTTCCGATGATGGTGCCGCTTTGGATGTTCCCTCTTGCAGTAGCATGCGGAAATACTTTTGTGCTGAAGCCTTCTGAACGAACTCCGCTCCTGTCAAACAGACTTGCGGAGATGTTTACGGAAGCTGGGGCTCCGGCCGGTGTGCTGAACGTTGTTCACGGAAGCCGCGATGTGGTTAACGGCCTGCTCGGGCATCCGGAAATAAAAGCGATTTCATTCGTCGGCTCACAGCCGGTCGCCAAATATGTCTATGAAAAAGCTGCTGCTAACGGAAAGCGCGTGCAGGCGTTATCGGGAGCAAAAAATCATCATGTCGTAATGCCGGACGCTGACTTTGAAAAAGCAGCCCAGCATATTGTCAGTTCGGCATTCGGCAGCGCGGGCCAGCGGTGTATGGCATGCAGTGCAGTTGTCACGGTCGGAGACGGAACCGAGTTCATGAAGATCCTTAAGCGAAAAGCGGATGAACTTGTGATGGGGAATGGCCTTGATGATGAGGTTTTACTTACACCGGTTATCAGGGATTCCCATTTGAAGAAAGTGATAGGCTATATTGAGAAGGGGATGGAAGAAGGAGCGGCTCTTGTCAGAGACGGACGGAGAGATATGGAAGCCAACAACGAAGGCTATTTCCTCGGAGCGACCATTTTTGACGAAGTCACCCCGGACATGACCCTTGCAAAAGAAGAAATCTTTGCGCCGGTACTCAGTGTTCTGAGAGCATCAGACCTTGACGTGGCTCTTGAATATATCCGCAAATCCCGTTATGGAAACGGGGCAACCATTTATACGAAGGATGCGCATGCTATCCGCACATTCAGAGAAGAAGCGGATGCGGGAATGCTCGGCATCAATGTAGGCGTGCCTGCGACGATGGCATTCTTCCCGTTTTCAGGATGGAAGGATTCTTTTTACGGTGATCTACATGTTAACGGAAAAGACGGCGTAAACTTCTATACGCGGAAAAAAATGATTACATCCCGATTTGATTTTTAA